The following are from one region of the Betaproteobacteria bacterium genome:
- the wrbA gene encoding NAD(P)H:quinone oxidoreductase has protein sequence MATKIQIVFYSMYGHIHQLAEAVAAGAREVAGTEVSLYQVPELVPADVLEKSGATAARAAFAGVPVARPEQLAEADAIIFGTPTRFGNMCAQMRNFLDQTGGLWMKGGLIGKVGSVFTSTATQHGGQETTITSFHSTLLHHGMVIVGVPYSEQRLVVMNEVTGGTPYGASTLAGPDGSRQPSENELAIAQFQGRHVAGIAAKLAAK, from the coding sequence ATGGCGACGAAGATACAGATCGTTTTCTACAGCATGTACGGCCATATCCACCAACTGGCGGAAGCCGTTGCAGCGGGGGCGCGCGAGGTGGCCGGCACCGAGGTCTCGCTCTACCAGGTGCCGGAACTCGTGCCGGCGGACGTGCTCGAAAAAAGCGGTGCCACGGCGGCACGCGCAGCATTCGCCGGGGTGCCGGTGGCACGACCGGAACAGCTCGCCGAGGCCGATGCCATCATCTTCGGGACGCCCACGCGCTTCGGCAACATGTGCGCGCAGATGCGCAACTTTCTCGATCAGACCGGCGGCCTGTGGATGAAGGGCGGCCTCATCGGCAAGGTGGGCAGCGTGTTCACCAGCACGGCCACCCAGCACGGCGGGCAGGAAACCACGATCACCAGCTTCCACAGCACCTTGCTCCACCATGGCATGGTGATCGTCGGTGTGCCGTACTCCGAGCAGCGGCTCGTCGTGATGAACGAAGTCACGGGCGGCACGCCCTACGGTGCCTCGACGCTCGCCGGGCCGGACGGCTCGCGCCAGCCGAGCGAGAACGAGCTCGCGATCGCGCAGTTCCAGGGCCGGCATGTCGCCGGCATCGCCGCGAAGCTGGCGGCGAAATAG
- a CDS encoding SDR family oxidoreductase: MNLQLEGKSALVTGSTLGIGFAIARALAREGATVTVNGRTEARVTEAVGKLRAEVKGAEVSGLTADLGTVAGAAQLTAARPDVDVLVNNVGIFEPKAFEDIPDADWLRFFEVNVMSGVRLSRHYLPRMKARNWGRVIFISSESALNIPAEMIHYGMTKTAQLSISRGLAETTAGTGVTVNAVLPGPTASEGVATFVEQLARENGMTPAQMEQEFFRSARPSSLLKRFILPDEIATTVAYLCSPLASATNGAAVRVEGGCVRSMA; this comes from the coding sequence ATGAACCTGCAGCTCGAAGGCAAGAGCGCGCTCGTCACCGGATCGACGCTCGGCATCGGTTTCGCCATCGCCCGCGCGCTTGCGCGCGAAGGCGCAACCGTCACTGTGAACGGACGGACCGAAGCGCGCGTCACGGAGGCCGTCGGGAAGCTTCGTGCCGAAGTGAAAGGTGCTGAGGTGAGCGGCCTCACCGCGGATCTCGGAACAGTCGCGGGTGCGGCGCAGCTCACCGCAGCCCGACCCGACGTGGACGTTCTCGTCAACAACGTTGGCATCTTCGAGCCGAAGGCGTTCGAGGACATTCCGGACGCCGACTGGCTGCGCTTCTTCGAAGTCAACGTGATGAGCGGCGTGCGCCTGTCGCGCCACTATCTCCCGCGCATGAAGGCGCGCAACTGGGGTCGCGTCATCTTCATCTCCAGCGAGTCGGCCCTCAACATTCCGGCAGAGATGATCCATTACGGGATGACGAAGACGGCACAGCTTTCCATCTCGCGCGGACTGGCCGAGACCACCGCGGGCACCGGTGTGACGGTGAACGCGGTGCTGCCCGGCCCGACTGCGTCGGAAGGTGTCGCGACGTTCGTCGAGCAGCTCGCCCGCGAAAACGGCATGACGCCGGCACAGATGGAACAGGAGTTCTTCCGGTCGGCGCGGCCCTCATCGCTGCTGAAGCGCTTCATCCTTCCGGATGAAATCGCGACCACGGTCGCCTACCTCTGCAGTCCGCTCGCTTCCGCCACCAACGGTGCGGCGGTGCGTGTCGAAGGCGGCTGCGTGCGGTCGATGGCCTGA
- a CDS encoding cytochrome b, with amino-acid sequence MKSRPRSPTSAVRSLPPPTVRRCVSKAAACGRWPELNAVTEHALDARRSRSVSSTRVHRYTGVAIALHWLVALLMLGSFVVGRYMVDLDLSPWKLKVYSWHKWTGVTIFLLVVLRLTWRATHRPPAPPRTTPEWQQHAAGVAHALLYLLMLAVPLSGWVMSSAGGFPVVYFGVIQLPDLVTKDKELFELMKLVHFALNKALLALVILHVAAALKHHYVDRDDVLARMLPNVKPRG; translated from the coding sequence ATGAAATCGCGACCACGGTCGCCTACCTCTGCAGTCCGCTCGCTTCCGCCACCAACGGTGCGGCGGTGCGTGTCGAAGGCGGCTGCGTGCGGTCGATGGCCTGAGCTGAATGCCGTGACGGAACACGCACTCGACGCCCGCCGATCCCGCAGCGTGTCCAGCACGCGCGTGCATCGCTATACGGGCGTCGCCATCGCCCTGCACTGGCTCGTCGCGCTGCTGATGCTGGGAAGCTTCGTCGTCGGCCGCTACATGGTCGACCTCGATCTTTCCCCGTGGAAGCTCAAGGTCTATTCCTGGCACAAGTGGACGGGCGTCACCATCTTCCTGCTCGTCGTGTTGCGGCTGACATGGCGCGCCACGCACCGGCCGCCCGCACCGCCGCGGACGACGCCGGAATGGCAGCAGCACGCCGCGGGGGTTGCCCACGCGTTGCTCTACCTTCTGATGCTGGCGGTTCCGCTCTCGGGGTGGGTGATGAGTTCCGCCGGCGGATTTCCGGTCGTCTATTTCGGCGTGATCCAGCTGCCCGATCTCGTGACGAAGGACAAGGAACTGTTCGAGCTCATGAAGCTCGTGCACTTCGCGCTGAACAAGGCGCTGCTTGCGCTCGTGATCCTGCACGTCGCCGCCGCGCTCAAGCATCACTACGTGGACCGCGACGACGTGCTCGCGCGCATGCTCCCCAACGTCAAGCCGAGAGGATGA
- a CDS encoding YceI family protein, with product MNRMQRLAIPVVAALLVAASAWADTVDYQKSRIGFTFRQMNVPVEGQFPRFSASMAFDAATPEASRVEIEVDLASVDTGSTDGDTEVKRKLWFNVASFPKAKFTSTAIKPLGGNRYEVAGTLGIKGRSRDLKFPVTLKPEAGGTLIEGGFPLLRLQFGIGEAQWSDTETVADEVQVRFRIFASAAVAPGSSKQH from the coding sequence ATGAATCGAATGCAGCGCCTGGCAATACCGGTCGTGGCCGCGCTCCTTGTCGCAGCGTCCGCCTGGGCGGATACGGTGGACTACCAGAAGAGCCGCATCGGCTTCACGTTCAGGCAGATGAACGTGCCGGTGGAGGGTCAGTTTCCCAGGTTCAGCGCCAGCATGGCATTCGATGCGGCCACACCGGAGGCGAGCCGCGTGGAGATCGAGGTCGATCTCGCGAGCGTCGACACCGGCAGCACGGACGGCGACACCGAGGTGAAGCGCAAGCTGTGGTTCAACGTCGCCTCCTTCCCGAAGGCGAAGTTCACGTCCACCGCCATCAAGCCGCTCGGTGGCAACCGGTACGAAGTCGCCGGGACGCTCGGCATCAAGGGCCGCAGCCGCGACCTCAAGTTCCCGGTCACACTCAAACCGGAAGCCGGCGGCACGCTCATCGAGGGCGGGTTCCCCTTGCTGCGGCTGCAGTTCGGCATCGGCGAGGCGCAGTGGTCCGACACCGAAACGGTGGCGGACGAGGTTCAGGTCCGCTTCCGGATCTTCGCTTCCGCCGCAGTGGCACCCGGTTCTTCGAAGCAGCATTGA
- a CDS encoding polyisoprenoid-binding protein, with protein MKQKLALLSLSAFLAAPAFAAPESYTIDPRHTFPMYEVNHLGFSTQRGRFNTTSGKITIDREAKRGTVQVTIDTSSVSSGVPKLDEHLRGEDFFDVAQHPSMTFKSSNLKFNGDVPVAAEGELTIRGITKPVTLAITSFKCGPNPVAKKDACGADANVTIKRSDFGMKYALPALGDDVKLLINVEAFKD; from the coding sequence ATGAAACAGAAGCTCGCCCTCCTTTCGCTCTCCGCCTTTCTCGCCGCTCCCGCGTTTGCGGCGCCGGAGAGCTACACGATCGACCCCCGGCACACGTTTCCCATGTACGAGGTCAATCACCTCGGCTTCTCCACGCAGCGCGGGCGCTTCAACACGACCTCGGGCAAGATCACTATCGACCGCGAGGCCAAGCGCGGCACGGTGCAGGTGACGATCGACACGTCGTCCGTGAGCAGCGGTGTGCCGAAGCTCGATGAGCACCTGCGCGGCGAGGACTTCTTCGACGTGGCCCAGCATCCGTCCATGACCTTCAAGTCGAGCAACCTCAAGTTCAACGGCGACGTCCCCGTCGCGGCCGAGGGCGAGCTCACGATACGGGGCATCACCAAGCCGGTTACCCTTGCCATCACGTCTTTCAAGTGCGGTCCGAACCCGGTCGCGAAGAAGGACGCGTGCGGCGCGGATGCGAACGTCACCATCAAGCGTTCCGACTTCGGCATGAAGTACGCGCTGCCGGCCTTGGGCGACGACGTCAAGCTCCTCATCAACGTCGAGGCGTTCAAGGACTGA